TTGAGGTGCCCGTGCGTGTCGTGCACCGTCACGGCGTCGTTGCCGATGCCGGCCAGCACCAGGAACAGGTGCTCGGCCGTCGCGTCGTCCACGGTGAGGGTCGCGCTGCCGAGGTCGATCGGCGCCGTCCCGCCCTGCAGCGCGATCTCGACGGCGGCCTCGGGCCGGTGCAGGGGGAGCAGCAGGTTGCGGGCGAGCAGGTTCGCCGTCCCGATCGGCACGATGCCGAGCGGGACGCCGGTGTGCCGCAGCGTATGGGCGGTCATCCGCACGGTGCCGTCGCCGCCGCACGCCACGACCAGGTCGCAGCCGTCGGCGAGCGCCTGGGCCGCCTGCTCCCGGCCGAACGAGGTCGCGGTGGTCCGGTAGTACCGCGGCGGCGGCCAGCCCGCGCGCGCCACCGCGGCCGCCAGCACGCCCTCGACGGCGGGCGCGGCGTCCTTCAGCGCGTGCACCACCGCACCCACCCGGTGGACCCGGCCGTCGGGCCGGCGGACCGCGCCCGCGAGGGGATAGCGCGCGGAGCGGCGCCGCAGCAGCGGCAGCCGGGCGAGCGATCCGACGGGCATGCGCCTCATCCTGCCGCACCGCGTCCCGGCGCCCGGTCGGCCCCGCTCACTAGACTGGGTCCGGTATCCCTCCGCGAGCCCTCGCGGAGGGCCGTTCTGCGTGCGCCGGCCGGGCTCGCGCGATGGGGAGGCGTGGATGCTGGAGCACACCGAGGCGAGCGCGCGGCTGCGCGGGCTGCTCGATCCGCTCACGAACGACCCGGCGCTGGCCGATGCCCTGGCGTCCCTCGGCGAGGGCGTCGACCGGTCGATCCGCTGCCTGCAGCCGGCGCAGCCGTTCGTGATCGCCGCGCTGGCGCGCCGCGCCGGGGACCGGCCGGTGATCGTGGTGACCTCGACGAACCGGGACGCCGAGCGGCTGGTCGCGGCGCTCGGGTCCCTCCTGCCGGCGTCCCAGATCGGGCACTTCCCGTCCTGGGAGACGTTGCCGCACGAGCGGCTGTCGCCGCGCGCCGACACCGTCGGCGCCCGCCTGTCGGTGCTGCGGAGGCTGCGGCATCCCGAGGAGCAGGGCCCGCTGAAGGTCGTCGTCGCGCCGGTGCGCAGCATGCTGCAGCCGATGGTGGCCGGCCTCGGCGACCTCGAGCCGGTGCACCTGGCCAAGGGCGACGAGCGGCCGATGGAGCAGATCGTCGCCGCGCTCGCCGGCATCGGGTAC
The genomic region above belongs to Cumulibacter manganitolerans and contains:
- a CDS encoding diacylglycerol/lipid kinase family protein translates to MPVGSLARLPLLRRRSARYPLAGAVRRPDGRVHRVGAVVHALKDAAPAVEGVLAAAVARAGWPPPRYYRTTATSFGREQAAQALADGCDLVVACGGDGTVRMTAHTLRHTGVPLGIVPIGTANLLARNLLLPLHRPEAAVEIALQGGTAPIDLGSATLTVDDATAEHLFLVLAGIGNDAVTVHDTHGHLKGRLGWLAYAEAGLRHALDRPVAMRVTYAANPPRELRAWSLLTGSFGKVPGGIEIFPGAVADDGVLDVLEVTVTHPVEWLPIGVKGLLHLRSGVRGLRHTLSPGVLVEPVRPLPVQLDGDVFCGVTRLDVQVDHRALQVRVPLPLR